The genomic stretch AGGGGGGAATGGGCACTGGAGAAGAAGCTAAAAGTAACTGCTAGACCAGGATCTACActtataaaagagtaacatgctaattgaccataccttcgcaatgccccctagccaatcaggagtgactatgcaaattaacccaacaaagatggcaggttaatttgcatatgcaggtgctgagcggccggAGGGTGGGGTGAGACCCCAGTTGCTCCaggtctctgggcagcgtgggaaggcagaaaggcggctccggccagagcgaaggcggtgccagcagtcaggggaaagaaggcccattcttgcacgaatcttcgtgcatcgggcttctagtataaatataaaaaataatcctacctaataaaatggtaatatgtaaattaccatcactctgctatgcccacgattgggccagcgggaggcacagggggcgggactcagggtggccggggtagctgattgggccagcgtctgcgccatggctgtgctgcggcacagaagtgGCCTCTAGGGCAGCGAGCTCAtttcccgccgcggaccatcaaaagtgggggaactgggtgcctgtctgctccggcaccaggcctttcagaagcctccgctgagccggaggcttctgaaaggcctggtgtaccagtggacaggcacccagctcccccgcgatcaaaagtgaaagtgtgtaggggaccctacacgtgcatgattcaatcatgcactgggcctctagtcaacatcATAAAGTCCACTTGACAAAAATGCCATTAAGTGAGAAGAAAAGTATATAGcacatagtatttcattatgaTAAACTAAACCACTCAGGAGATATTCAGAAATACCTTTGTCATGTATTGATATCTTCAAAGAGTAAATATTACATACCAAACTGGTACAACACTTCAGGTTTATTTTAGGCTATAGCTATACACATAAATGTTTATGCTAAAACATaacaactgaaaataaattaatgcacCAACCTAAGGATTAGTCACTATTAAAGGTGATATACCACACTCTTAAGGTTTACATTTTCCATTCCaggtttaaattattttgtggCTACTCAGTGAATAGGTGAGGCTGAGCCATCCTCGTACCGATTACATTCCTAGGATCTTCCTCTACCGTGAATTCTCACGTCAACAAAGAGGAATCATGGAAAGATCTTCCAAAATTAATACACTGACAGGTTTTGTGTCCAGggagtatttaatatttttcctaatgTAACAGGTATCATTAAAGGCATTCCGACAATCTTTATATTCTTTGCAGTGAGTTCTCAGTTTCCTAATGGAAAAATGGAAGACTTTCCAGTACTGATTACATTTAACAGGATTTtctccccagaataaatcctcaCATCTCTCAAAAACTGAGAGAACATTAAGGCTTTCTTGTTGCATTCAGAGTATCTCACCATCGTTTGTTCAGTAATGTGAATGTCTGTTCTGATGGGGTTTTCACATTCCTTATATGAGTATTTCTCTGTACTGATTTATCACGTGTACTGGGCACATTAAGGTGAGTTTGAGCTGAAAGTTTCCCACAAAGATTGCACTCAAAGTTTTTCTCCAGAGTGAATTAACCTGAGAGTTGCTCAGTATCAAATTGATGGAAAGCTGAAGGCCTTGCTTCACTGATTTTATGACAAGCTTCTCAGATATTTCCCAAGGATCTCTCTCTCCTGGTATACACTCCTTGTGAAGTCTTCTTCCACATTGTATCAGGATTGGTCTGTGTGTTCCATACAATATGGAAGTGATAACATGTCCTTCCAAGGCTAGGTTATAAAAGACAACATGGCTTCGGCATTAGTTCTCCCTCAGATCAAATGTTTTGGAGGGAACCTGATACTACACATAAAAATACTCAGGCCCATGGAAAATCCTACATGGTGAGGAAATGAAGGTTCCCTGGCAACATCCAGCACTAACTTTCCAGGCATGTGAGtcagccattttggaaaatactCTTCAGCAGTAAAAATACAGATGATTGTAGCTTCTGATGACTATCTTGACTGCACCCTCATGAGAGACACTGAGCCAGAACTACAAAATTAAGCCATTTATGAACTTCTGACTTtcagaaattgtgagataataaGTGTTTGTCGTTTGAAGCCACTATGTTTGGCAGGGAAATTGGCTAGGCAGCAACAGGTAACTCTTACACCTGGCATGAGTTACCACAAGTTGtctgattaaaaaaatcaatgaatgctTTCCCAGTTACTGTATTCAAATCCACCTATTATGTATTCTCTTATGCACAGAAAGGTAAGAATTAGTGGTGAAAGATTTTCCACAATggttacattcatagggtttttctccagtgtgagttCTCACATGTTTCTTAACAGCTGAGAGATTATTAAAAGCTTTTCCACAGTTActgcattcatagggtttctctccagtatgaattctttTGTGCACAGTAAGAGAAAAGCTACTGCTAAAGGATTTGCCACATTGATTACACATATAGGGTTTTTCTCCAGTATGAGTTCTCATATGCTGTGTCAGATATGAGCTCTTTCTAAAGGTTTTCCCACAATCATGGCACTCATAAGGCTTCTCCCCTGTATGGATACTATTGTGCCCAGTAAGAGAGGATCTCGTGCTGAAGGCCTTTCCACACAGATTACATTcatgatgattctctcttgtaTGAATTCTCTTGTGGCTTTTGAGGTTACAACTAGTACGGAAAACATGAAAACACTGGttacattcataaggtttttctccagtgtgaattcttaCATGCAGTCTGAGAGATGAGGGATCAttgaaggctttcccacagtcATTGCATTCATAAGGTTTCTCCCCATTATGTATTCTCTTATGAATAGTAAGATAAGATCTACTGCTGAAAGATTTTCCACATTGATTACAGTCATAGggtttttctccagtatgaattctcttGTGCTGAGTAAGGTTAGATTTTGTGCTGAAGACTTTAAAACACTGATTACATTCATTAAGTTTCATTCCAACATGATTTCTTTCCTGTTGATAGAGAAATAACtataatttgtaatatttttaatattcagtgTTGTCATACAAATTCTCTCTCCCAGGAATTATACTAATTAATATAACTGATGTTTTCACTATTTTCAGTGCTTATATAAGATATCTACCCAGTCTGAGCTCTTGTAAGTTAAAAAAGATACATGTCCTTACCATACAAGAGCAttttttgataaatttaagaCAACTTTATGATTCAACAGACAATATCTTAGTCAcatttaaggaaataatttactTCTGGAAACTCTCAGTGAAAAAATTAGTTTGAAGCTAACTTATAATTTTCTCCAAATTCACaatttttccacaacctctctcTAGAAACACCATTTTATCGTGTGTAAATATTACTTTCTTCTTATGATACTCCTTTTTATCTTGTGGCTTTTCTAACTTAGAGAGTTCTTCTACTGTGAAAAACCAAGAATCACCATGTTAGTCTTACCGCTTTTACACCATTAGAACGTTTTTTCCTAAAAACGTGCTTC from Eptesicus fuscus isolate TK198812 chromosome 6, DD_ASM_mEF_20220401, whole genome shotgun sequence encodes the following:
- the ZNF558 gene encoding zinc finger protein 558, whose product is MLENCRNLASLGYHVDKLSLISQLEQEDKMMTEGRGILPGICSDLEPIIKAKWLTPKKHVFRKKRSNGVKAERNHVGMKLNECNQCFKVFSTKSNLTQHKRIHTGEKPYDCNQCGKSFSSRSYLTIHKRIHNGEKPYECNDCGKAFNDPSSLRLHVRIHTGEKPYECNQCFHVFRTSCNLKSHKRIHTRENHHECNLCGKAFSTRSSLTGHNSIHTGEKPYECHDCGKTFRKSSYLTQHMRTHTGEKPYMCNQCGKSFSSSFSLTVHKRIHTGEKPYECSNCGKAFNNLSAVKKHVRTHTGEKPYECNHCGKSFTTNSYLSVHKRIHNRWI